In Brachypodium distachyon strain Bd21 chromosome 2, Brachypodium_distachyon_v3.0, whole genome shotgun sequence, one genomic interval encodes:
- the LOC100833257 gene encoding GDSL esterase/lipase At1g09390 encodes MVRVHGGLVIIILILLLQWCELPRRAHGRCVVFNFGDSNSDTGAFTAAYGLYLGPPAGRRFFHRTTGRWSDGRLYIDLLAEKLGIAYLSPYLESSGADFTGGVNFAVAGAAAASHPQSPGAIPFTIATQANQFLHFKNRTTELRPSGRGSMLREEDFRSAVYSMDIGQNDITVAFLANLTLPEIVDPDGGGPLAAAVAEIERAVRTLHGAGGARKFWVYNTGPLGCLPQTLALRQRPGDELDPAGCLARYNAAAAALNAGLAAACRRLRDELPEATVVCTDMYAIKYDLFAAGSGKYGFERPLMACCGHGGPPYNYANLKTCGQPTATACPEGERHISWDGVHYTEDANAIVADKILSGDFSTPRTKLEALCEC; translated from the coding sequence ATGGTGAGAGTTCATGGAGGTCTGGTGATAATAATCCTCATCCTGCTCCTGCAGTGGTGTGAGCTCCCTCGGAGGGCGCATGGCAGGTGCGTGGTGTTCAACTTCGGCGACTCCAACTCCGACACGGGCGCCTTCACGGCCGCCTACGGCCTCTACCTCGGcccgcccgccggccgccgcttctTCCACCGCACCACCGGCCGCTGGTCCGACGGCCGCCTCTACATCGACCTCCTAGCCGAGAAGCTGGGGATCGCCTACCTCAGCCCGTACCTCGAGTCCTCCGGCGCCGACTTCACCGGCGGCGTCAACTTcgccgtggccggcgccgccgccgccagccaccCGCAGAGCCCCGGCGCCATCCCCTTCACCATCGCCACACAGGCAAACCAGTTCCTGCACTTCAAGAACCGGACGACGGAACTCCGGCCGTCCGGGCGGGGCTCCATGCTCCGGGAGGAGGACTTCCGGTCCGCCGTCTACTCCATGGACATCGGCCAGAACGACATCACGGTCGCCTTCCTCGCCAACCTCACGCTGCCGGAGATCGTCGaccccgacggcggcggcccgctcgccgccgccgtcgccgagaTCGAGCGCGCCGTGCGGACGctccacggcgccggcggcgcgcgcaaGTTCTGGGTGTACAACACGGGACCCCTGGGCTGCCTGCCGCAGACGCTGGCGCTGCGGCAGAGGCCCGGCGACGAGCTCGACCCCGCCGGCTGCCTTGCCCGCtacaacgccgccgccgcggcgctcaacgccggcctcgccgccgcgtgccGCCGGCTGCGCGACGAGCTGCCGGAGGCCACCGTGGTGTGCACCGACATGTACGCCATCAAGTATGACCTCTTCGCCGCGGGGAGCGGCAAGTACGGCTTCGAGCGGCCGCTGATGGCGTGctgcggccatggcggcccgCCGTACAACTACGCGAACCTCAAGACGTGCGGGCAGCCGACGGCCACGGCGTGCCCGGAGGGGGAGAGGCACATCAGCTGGGATGGCGTGCACTACACAGAGGACGCCAACGCCATCGTCGCCGACAAGATACTCTCCGGCGACTTCTCCACGCCGCGCACCAAGCTCGAGGCACTGTGCGAGTGCTAG